GGAATATATTTAGACTGGCTGTCTGGACATGCACTGGATATATCAGAGGGGTTCGGGCTGGTTGATAAATGTGGCGCAGGGATAGACACTGCCTCTATAactactattggttggcttactttgatgcagaattttataccagaattgtggtgcaattttgttGCAAATATCTAATATCTAATATCTTTCCCCATAAAGCCCAATTTTCAAGCAAGTtggaaaaaaagtgtagaaaccctactTGTGCCAATTTGATAGGCTTTAGCCCTagagcctgtagcctatcagaggccagcacaGACAGCTCAATTACATCATCATTGCAAGGCTTACgcccaagcaagatacagctcgGATCACAGACCTGCATCACTGACAGCAGTATGAAGGGCAagtatttgtgtttttatttttctttgacaGCATGTTGTTGGGCCACAATGGAGGGTGGAGGAGCTATGGGAAAAATaggtctactggggtcactattattgggtattattactgctgggggcattatctGGGGCTTTATTATTAATGGGGGACCAATTGAAACTATTTGGGGCACTATTACCACTAAGGGTGCTCTGGGAGAGAATTTTTATAATTGGTGGGAATATTGTTGctgtgggcaccctggcacagcatcagtTTACAACAATTATTTTGGGGCGACACAATGTTTACAGCACTATTATTGTCAGGGGCAGTATTTGCTGGGCTCAATTATTTTTGAATGCACTGTGTATCCATATCTATTGAAGGAGGCACTGGGGGTCTGTGGGGTATTAATATTTTcaaggggattatctgtttctacagtatagtattgaggagcacagcgggcacagtatggaGGGGTGGCAGGATGTGGGGTTTAAAAAGTGGGGATCATGATAGAAAAgtaggaatctaagatgtctatTTGTCAAAATCTGCAGAGAtgggatgtggctgaaagaattcataatggcagtctggtctgaatggacaagatgaggaaagagaacatctatatcagaggatgtaagaagtatgaagttctgtattctcctgtatgtttggtagtgtgGTATGTAATTTAAATAGTAATAGTCATCTATCATGGGTCCTAACTGTCGCTGAATGTTGTGCTAATCTCTCTTTCAAATCTGAAGGAACTTCTGACAGAGGATTAGAGCAGAGCATGCCAGTGGCATGAGGACAATCTTATTTGGTTAATATTCATGACTGCTTCCTTCCATGCTCATTTCGAACAGCTTGTAACTTGGTGTGAAAAGTTTGAGAACCACTGGTCTACACTGACTGTCTGTAATGACTTGTGATGTTGCTGTGCAGTGTGCGGGCAGAAAGGGTCTGCGTGCTGGACACTGGTTGACTGTGCTCTACAGGGCTTGGTGGGTAGCCAGACCAGTCCTGACATTGGATATCACATGACTTGACTAAGCCTGCGTGAAGGCAGCAAACAGCTCTCCTCCTCATCCCCTCAAACAGATGTTTTTGCATCTATGCCACCAAGTCAATGCTCCTCTCCTGCATCTCCTCTGAAGCCGTCATTGTAGCaattgcagtggccaggttttGGGTGGCCCCAACGCTCTGCCTGGTTCCCTGGACAcagttgaggtgtcaccatgtgttgctgctctctggaagggatggtaaggtgtggtctTCTTGTGGTTGCGCCAGTAGTCTGGgagagtctcctcttccaagcactgttccctaacttcAGAACCCTCCCCGTCTGCAGTGTGTAAGACCCTTAGTCCCAGAGTCAGAATAGATTATTCCTCAGTCAAACTTCTaatcttcagtttaatatttcaatATTAGTTACAGTAGTCTCAATAAGTCTGAATGAAAATGAATCACTGAAGTGAAGATCAGAAGTCCGTATCCACAACAGATACTCTTGAAGAGACTTTTAAAGTCCACTTGTGATAGCGGCAGCTCAGAATCCACCTCCTATAGTTTTCAGTTGGAGACTGTGCAGCTGCTTGTGCCGCCACACCCAAAATGGCACCAAGAAAAGACACATTCTTTGTAGGCACGGTCATGGCTGTTAACTGCAGCCTCTGCTCCTAGTGACAATAAGGAAACAGGGCTGGATGGTTGTTATGCAGATGATGGTGGAACTACTGTGGGGGCTGGGACCAGTGAAATGTTAAAATATACTGGATAATataaaagtatactggatgtcacacTGCATCCACAACAATATATCACTGTGGCCGTTAAGAGGGTAAAAAGATTGACCTCATCCACTTTCACACACAGAGGCAGTCACTCTTGTCCTAATGCAgaaggacctgccgaaggacttGAAGTCCAgatgtgatgacgtcattatGTGCTCCCAGCGATCATGCTAGgagagcatggtgatgtcatcatgcagGTCCTTCTGTATCAAGAGAGGAGTGTCTGTCTCTGCATGTGAATGAGGTGGGTAATTCactttattttagtttatttttttgctttaataaaaacattattacagctgagggccactatgggggacattggcAGCCACTTCAGGGGACATTTTGCTTCTTGGAGACATTAGTAATTCtaggggccactatgagggatATTATAACTGCTGGGGCCACGATGGGGGACATCATGTATAATTCAGGGATTGGGATTTAAATTAAAACAAAGCCAGTGAAAATCATAAATTTTTAATGACtgttaaaaaataatgaaaaatggccagaaaatggAAGCAAAACTGGTTTAAAAACTGACCATGAAAAACTGAGTGTCTGTTTTTCATAGCCATATTTTTCACCATTGTGTGTATAATGCCCAAAGTATAcatttttctgttttaaaaaaacttgaatcatttatttatttgcgACTTCAATTTGACATTTCTCAGTTCCTATGTTTTGTGCCTGTCAGTGTTAGGGTTAACATTCGCATTATGGAATTCCGTTATAGGTACCGTTATAATGGAATTTACCGGCATTAGgacggaatacaaaacacaacccTTTAGGATgcattctgttttgctctgtcctaatatatGTCTATAAGGGCTCCTAACGGCTCTGTTTGTTTCTGTTATACATAACGGGAAAAATAGTCCTGTCGACAGAATAAATCACTTTATTGTTTATCCTTCTGACGCACGTTATTGTCTGtgacatctaaggggttaaacattgcAGCATCAGAATTCTCTCTGATCCCAGTCATTGCAGCGGGACGTCAGTTATAACATTTGTCACTCACATAAAATGAAGACATGTCCCTGGAATCCCCTCCCATAACAGAACTATCCTGACACCACATAtgttaggcgactttcacactagcgttttagttttccggtactgagatccATCCAGGGGCttgaaaaaaatcagttttgtccccattcattgtcaataaggacaaaactgaacagaacagaactgagtgctctaaaatgcattccgttccgtttagttgcgttcctataccggagagcaaaccgcaacatgtattttgctttccgtcctgggatgcggaaggatcagttttctgtggcacaatctgccacaatagaaaacggatttgtcccccattgacttccaatggagttcatgacggatccgtctaggctatgttaaagataatataaccCGATCAATTCATaagggatgcagatggttgtatgatcagtaacggaagcggttTTGCTATAACCTGCCGTATcgagcaaaaatgctagtgtgaaagtagccttaggcctaccAATTGTTTAAGAGGGTTGTCCCATTACATACCCTTATAGCATATCCACAAGATGTGTCTGGTTGGTTGGGGTCCAACTAATATGGTCATCAGCGATCACGATAATGTGGGCCCAGTGTTCCTTGAATATAATGATGGTTTCTACATTATCCCAATATATGGGGCTGCCATAGACAACCAAGCTCTTTTACTTAGCTGTCTCTGGCAGTCCCACAGTTTGGTGGAGTGACCATCACTCCATTCATTCGGAGAACACAAGGCCTCTATTTCTGAGATTGTTTTGACCCCTGCCGATACAGTACTCCTCACCTATCCCTTGTTTAGAAGATGTTTTcacaatgggacaacccctttaacgtttaCTCCTATAAAATATCATGACAAATGCTGTTAATGTTTTACTTGTTCTAGTCGATAATCAGACAACTAATTCCTAacacttttattgttatttatgcagGAGAAGAACATGACTACGGTCACTGAGTTTTTCATTGTAGGATTTCAAAGCAGCCGTTATTTAAAAATTTACTTAATCTCTCTCATCCTGATGGTATATTGTGGGACACTATGTGGGAACCTCCTGATCATCACCCTGGTGTCCACCAGCAAGAACCTCCATGTCCCAATGTACTTCTTCATCTCACAGTTGTCTATTACTGATATCTTCTTAACTGCAAATATTGTCCCCACCATGATCCACATCCTACTGAATAATGGGGCGACCATTACCATTATTAGTTGTATGACACAATTTTATGTTTTTGGTACTACAGAAGTATCTGAATGTCTTCTTCTCACAGTGATgtcttatgacagatatgtggccATCTGTAATCCCCTCCTCTATTCTTCTATCATGACAAAAAACCGCTGTGTGACATTGGCTGCCATGTGTTGGGTGTTaagtttctttttgtcatttattgaaaCCTTATTTACATCAAAGCTGACGTTTTGTGGACCAAATGTCATTgaccatttcttctgtgatttagtTCCCTTAATGAAAATTGCCTGTTCTGGGCTGTATACTATGGAGTTAGTTAACTATATACTGACCTTTCCTGTACTCCTGAGCCAAATCACAATAATTATCATATCTTATACTAATATTATTGTCACCATCTTGCGGTTTCAGTCCAGAATCAGTAGACAGAAAGCCTTCTCCACTTGTAGCTCCCACCTCATTGTAGTCATCATATTCTTTGTTACATTACTGAGTGTTTACATTTTCCCAACAGAAGGACAAACCCTGAATACTAGTAAACTCCTAtctctgctgtatactgtatttacTCCATTCATCAACCCCATCATATACAGTCTGAGGAATAAGGAAATCAAAAAATCTCTGCAGGAAATATTCAATAAATTAATCACAAAAAGAGGGAAAATGCTAAAAAGGACCATAACAAAAAGTATTTAATAATATATCAATGTAGGAATAGGTAAATGAGAAACCCTTTGATTAATACACACTGAATGCTGTGACTCGTAAATTGACTTTCAACTGGAAAtggtattttattttgttttcaccAAGAATATGGAGTCAGCAGTCGTGTGATGGTTCTGGTAACTGGAGATAAGCAGCGCAGCTTATTCTAGTGTGAGCTCAAATGTACCAAGACCACAATAATATAGAAACTATTTCAGATGCTGTTACTATACATAACGTGCCCTCCACTGTCTTAttagcatgggtttacttcagggagatcatgtcaaacaaatcttatagatttttttgattgggtgactaaaataatagacggtggaggtgcagtagacatcgcatatctagattttagtaaggcttttgacactgtcccacatagaagacttatcaataaactgcagtcattgagcatggactcccatattgttgagtggattaggcagtggctgagtgacagacaacagagggttgtagtcaatggagaacattcaaaacaaggtcatgttaccagtgggattccacagggatctgtactgggaccaattttgtttaatatcttcataagtgatattgcaaaaggcctcgatggtaaggtttgtctttttgctgatgacacaaagatatgtaacagggttgatgttcctggagggaaacgccaaatggaaaaggatttaggaaaactagaagaatggtcagaactctggcaactgaaatttaatgtggataagtgcaagataatgcacctggggcgtaaaaacccaagggcagaatatagaatatttgacacagtcctgacctcagtatctgaggaaagggatttaggagtaattatttcagaagacttaaaggtgggaagacaatgtaatagagcagcacgaaatgccagcagaatgcttggatgtatagggagaggtataagcagtagaaagagtgaagtgcttatgccgctgtacagaacactggtgagacctcacttggagtattgtgcgcagtactggaggccatatctccagaaggatatagatactctagagagagttcagagaagagctactaaactagtacatggattgcaggataaaacttaccaggaaaggttaaaagaccttaatatgtatagcttggaagaaagaagagaccgaggggatatgatagaaacttttaaatacataaagggaatcaactcggtaaaggaggagagcatatttaaaagaagaaaaactaccacaagaggacacagttttaaattagaggggcaaaggtttaaaagtaatataaggaagtattactttactgagagagtagtggatgcatggaatagccttcctgcagaagtggtagcggcaaatacagtgaaggagtttaagcatgcatgggataggcataaggctatccttcatataagatagggccagggactattcataggattcagatatattgggcagactagatgggccaaatggttcttatctgccgacacattctatgtttctatgagagcAAACAGTGATTCACCCCTCACACTGCTATTCATGCAGCTGGTGGATCGCTACAACAGTCATCTCAATGACATGTACCTATAATGTAACAACATGCCCTATTTACTTTGAAAGGTTACACTTCAGCACATAAttgcagctcaacgcgtttctacaCCTAATACAATGTCTCATCAGGAGCCAGAGCTGTAACCTAATAATTCTTAAGTATAAGTAGTCATTAGGAGAGTGCATCCCCTCTATCACAAGGACCGCATTTCGGTGCTATGATGGCTTTGAAACGGCTTCCAAAACCCGGGTTATTTGAATGGGATAGCTCCACCTATCCACACACGTCAGAGGTGGACCGCCCCCACAGTCCTCCAGATCCATCGCGCATGGCACTGAAAGATCACAACGTGCCCCATATGAGATCTTATTCTGTCATGTAAGCGGGGAGGTCCCCTAGGAGACAGCGCTCCCAGGTAATACAGGGATACAGTGGCAAATTTAGAAAGGGCAATTACTGGAGGATTAGAAAAAAACCTGGGAAAACACAAGATTTATATTATGTCTCAAAAGAGAAAAGATATAATGTTGTGACCAAAGCAGAACAGACAACATAAATACCAAGGATAAATAATAAAC
The Bufo gargarizans isolate SCDJY-AF-19 chromosome 2, ASM1485885v1, whole genome shotgun sequence genome window above contains:
- the LOC122925419 gene encoding olfactory receptor 6-like is translated as MTTVTEFFIVGFQSSRYLKIYLISLILMVYCGTLCGNLLIITLVSTSKNLHVPMYFFISQLSITDIFLTANIVPTMIHILLNNGATITIISCMTQFYVFGTTEVSECLLLTVMSYDRYVAICNPLLYSSIMTKNRCVTLAAMCWVLSFFLSFIETLFTSKLTFCGPNVIDHFFCDLVPLMKIACSGLYTMELVNYILTFPVLLSQITIIIISYTNIIVTILRFQSRISRQKAFSTCSSHLIVVIIFFVTLLSVYIFPTEGQTLNTSKLLSLLYTVFTPFINPIIYSLRNKEIKKSLQEIFNKLITKRGKMLKRTITKSI